The Peribacillus simplex genome contains a region encoding:
- a CDS encoding CsbA family protein translates to MIKLLSALFLPCLLVMLFSRVTYNNVVGLVLTVALITASAYKGYTHTNLLIIVDALSLTVGFWLSKRMMKRTSKSA, encoded by the coding sequence ATGATTAAACTTCTTTCTGCCCTTTTCCTTCCTTGTCTACTTGTCATGCTATTTTCAAGAGTCACCTATAACAATGTCGTGGGCCTTGTTTTAACTGTTGCCTTGATTACAGCTTCCGCATATAAAGGTTATACGCATACAAACTTATTGATCATCGTCGATGCCTTATCCCTGACAGTGGGGTTCTGGTTATCAAAAAGAATGATGAAACGTACATCCAAGAGCGCCTGA
- a CDS encoding catalase: MSDKSKKPNDESKETLTNRQGHPVTNNQSLRTVGNRGPSTLENYDFLEKISHFDRERIPERVVHARGAGAHGYFVPTGKAGDEPISKYTRAKVFQEEGKKTPVFVRFSSVIHGGTSPETLRDPRGFAVKFYTEDGNWDLVGNNLKIFFIRDAMKFPDLIHAFKPDPVTNIQDGRRIFDFCSSSPETFHMVTFVFSPWGIPANYRMMQGSGVNTYKWVNEEGKAVLVKYHWEPKQGIKNLTQQEANEIQATNFNHATQDLYEAIERGDYPEWDLNVQIMSDDDHPELDFDPLDDTKIWPKDEFPWLHVGTMVLNKNPEDYFTEVEQAAFGTGVLVDGLDFSDDKMLQGRTFSYSDTQRHRVGANYLQLPINAPKKPTATNQTGGQMQYEVGRGSQSPHINYEPSTVGGLKEAKQTGKEYTPMVEGKLVRETIDRQNNTKQAGETFREFEDWEKDDLISNLVAALAPADKRIQEKMIALAEEADEEYGRRLKEGLAAAAEHTDSSKPLGGTDNPEDAVRKGHEADPY; this comes from the coding sequence TTGTCTGATAAATCCAAAAAACCAAATGATGAATCGAAAGAAACATTAACGAACAGGCAAGGGCACCCGGTAACGAATAACCAGAGTCTTAGAACTGTAGGGAACAGAGGCCCTAGTACACTTGAGAACTATGATTTCCTGGAAAAGATCAGCCACTTCGATAGGGAGCGTATCCCTGAACGGGTTGTGCATGCCCGTGGTGCAGGTGCTCATGGTTATTTCGTTCCGACCGGTAAAGCGGGGGACGAGCCGATTTCAAAATATACGAGAGCGAAGGTTTTTCAGGAAGAGGGTAAAAAAACCCCGGTATTCGTGAGATTTTCATCTGTTATTCATGGAGGGACGTCCCCGGAAACATTACGTGATCCCAGGGGATTTGCCGTTAAATTTTATACTGAGGATGGAAACTGGGATCTTGTAGGTAATAACCTGAAAATTTTCTTTATCCGTGATGCCATGAAATTCCCGGATTTGATACATGCCTTCAAACCCGATCCGGTCACGAATATTCAGGACGGCAGGAGGATTTTCGATTTTTGCTCGAGTTCGCCTGAAACATTCCATATGGTTACCTTTGTGTTTTCCCCATGGGGCATCCCGGCTAACTATCGCATGATGCAAGGGTCAGGGGTCAATACTTATAAATGGGTGAATGAAGAAGGGAAAGCGGTGCTTGTCAAGTATCACTGGGAACCGAAACAAGGGATCAAGAACCTGACACAGCAAGAGGCAAATGAAATTCAAGCGACGAATTTCAATCATGCCACACAGGACCTATATGAAGCGATCGAACGCGGGGACTATCCTGAGTGGGATCTCAACGTACAGATCATGAGTGATGATGATCACCCCGAGTTGGATTTTGATCCGCTGGATGATACGAAAATCTGGCCGAAAGATGAGTTCCCATGGCTTCATGTCGGTACGATGGTATTGAATAAAAACCCAGAAGACTATTTCACTGAAGTCGAACAGGCTGCATTCGGCACCGGTGTCCTAGTGGATGGACTGGACTTTTCCGATGACAAGATGTTACAGGGACGTACATTCTCTTATTCCGATACACAGCGTCACCGTGTCGGCGCGAATTATCTGCAATTGCCGATTAATGCTCCAAAGAAACCAACAGCCACGAATCAGACTGGCGGACAGATGCAATATGAAGTTGGCAGAGGCAGCCAAAGCCCCCACATCAACTACGAACCATCAACTGTCGGCGGCTTGAAAGAAGCCAAGCAGACGGGCAAGGAGTATACACCCATGGTGGAAGGGAAACTTGTTCGTGAGACAATCGACCGCCAAAACAATACGAAACAGGCTGGTGAAACATTCCGTGAATTCGAGGATTGGGAAAAAGACGATTTAATTTCCAATTTAGTGGCGGCATTGGCTCCTGCCGACAAGCGCATTCAGGAAAAAATGATAGCACTTGCCGAAGAGGCCGATGAAGAGTATGGCCGCAGATTGAAAGAGGGACTGGCTGCGGCAGCTGAACATACGGACTCTTCAAAACCTCTGGGTGGGACGGATAACCCTGAGGACGCGGTTAGAAAAGGACATGAAGCGGATCCATATTGA
- a CDS encoding MMPL family transporter produces MDESILGKLGRMMTGKTSRWVVIAVWIIAAIALTFTLPAVNDRTANNAADLPEDSPSVVADELIKEEFPKSSGLPALLTWHRESGLTEADLAEIQYLSKELTDNPLTQQSFLPPLHEIPLPALQGSVSEDGTTFVQPLFFKEKTETEILEKNLESINEAVSERIGSDPFKVPTDSGDLSLRVTGPVGISVDATGLFSGADFKLLLATVILVLVVLLLIYRSPLLAIIPLIGVGFAYIVTSPILGFMADHGWITVDSQAISIMTVLLFGAGTDYCLFLISHYRSELRNHESKRKAMIAAFKDSSGAIAMSGLTIVISLLTLLVAKYGAYHRFAVPFSLSIFIMMLAALTLVPALLSVFGRASFFPIVPRTPEMEEARAKKKGKAVKKHKEGRIGNWIGHIVTTKPWTVILTCLVIFSVLAGYSSQIKYSYDILSSFPEDMNSREGYSVISDSYSPGELAPATVVIDTDGEDIDLAPALEGMNIVESVADPVTSKSNKDLQSYEVTFNLNPYAIEAIDSIPEIRKMAERELKAANISSVDEKVWIGGQTATQFDKRDTVKSDEFMIIPIIIVLISLLLLAYLRSVIAMVYLMGTVILSFFAAMGLGWLILHYFMGVDAIEGTIPLYSFVFLVALGEDYNIFMVSSIWRKKETMPIKQAIRKGVAETSGVITSAGIILAATFSVLATLPIQVLVQFGLITALGVLMDTFIVRPFLVPAITALLGRRAFWPSKVTNQEEKEHAN; encoded by the coding sequence TTGGACGAATCAATATTAGGGAAACTTGGCAGGATGATGACTGGAAAAACCAGTCGTTGGGTTGTCATTGCTGTATGGATAATTGCAGCTATCGCATTAACCTTCACATTGCCTGCCGTTAATGATCGAACAGCAAATAATGCCGCAGACTTGCCTGAAGACTCACCTTCTGTCGTGGCTGATGAACTTATTAAAGAAGAGTTTCCAAAATCCTCTGGATTACCTGCCCTCCTTACATGGCATCGGGAAAGTGGACTGACAGAGGCCGACTTGGCTGAAATCCAGTACCTTTCCAAAGAACTGACAGATAACCCATTGACACAGCAATCCTTTTTACCGCCGCTTCATGAAATTCCGTTGCCTGCTCTTCAAGGATCGGTTTCAGAAGACGGAACGACTTTCGTACAGCCGCTTTTCTTTAAAGAAAAGACCGAGACTGAAATTCTCGAAAAAAATCTTGAAAGCATTAATGAAGCTGTATCTGAACGCATTGGATCGGACCCATTCAAAGTCCCGACGGATTCAGGTGATTTATCCCTTCGAGTGACAGGCCCTGTAGGGATATCCGTCGATGCAACGGGTTTATTTTCAGGTGCTGATTTCAAATTGCTGTTAGCGACGGTAATACTAGTACTTGTCGTGTTATTACTCATTTACCGCTCTCCTCTTTTAGCCATCATTCCTCTAATCGGAGTGGGCTTCGCCTATATTGTCACGAGCCCGATTCTAGGATTCATGGCAGATCATGGTTGGATTACAGTCGATTCACAGGCAATTTCAATCATGACCGTATTATTATTCGGTGCCGGAACGGATTACTGTCTATTTTTAATTTCTCACTACAGAAGTGAATTAAGGAATCATGAAAGCAAACGGAAGGCCATGATCGCCGCATTTAAAGATTCATCAGGCGCCATTGCGATGAGCGGCCTTACGATCGTCATCTCCCTGCTAACATTGCTTGTAGCCAAATACGGAGCCTACCACCGTTTCGCTGTACCATTCAGCTTGTCCATTTTTATCATGATGCTCGCAGCTTTAACACTTGTACCGGCATTGCTTTCTGTATTCGGAAGGGCTTCCTTCTTCCCGATCGTTCCGCGTACACCTGAAATGGAAGAAGCACGGGCTAAGAAAAAGGGAAAAGCCGTCAAAAAGCATAAAGAAGGCCGCATCGGTAACTGGATTGGTCATATCGTCACGACCAAGCCATGGACTGTCATTCTTACATGCCTGGTCATCTTCAGTGTTTTAGCTGGATATTCTTCACAAATAAAATATTCATATGATATTCTCTCCTCCTTCCCTGAAGATATGAACTCCCGTGAAGGCTATTCTGTCATTTCCGATTCGTACTCACCTGGCGAACTGGCACCAGCCACAGTGGTCATCGATACGGATGGTGAAGATATCGATTTAGCGCCGGCATTAGAAGGAATGAATATTGTTGAAAGTGTTGCCGATCCAGTCACAAGTAAATCCAATAAAGATTTGCAATCCTATGAGGTCACCTTCAACTTGAACCCATATGCTATCGAGGCCATTGATTCCATTCCGGAAATCCGCAAAATGGCGGAGAGAGAACTGAAGGCCGCCAATATATCTTCCGTTGATGAAAAGGTTTGGATTGGCGGGCAAACTGCGACGCAATTCGATAAAAGGGATACCGTAAAATCCGATGAATTCATGATCATCCCGATCATCATCGTCCTGATTTCCTTGCTCCTTTTAGCGTACTTGCGATCTGTGATAGCCATGGTGTATTTAATGGGGACAGTCATTCTCTCATTCTTTGCCGCTATGGGCTTAGGTTGGTTAATCCTGCACTATTTCATGGGTGTAGATGCCATAGAGGGGACCATTCCACTTTATTCTTTCGTATTCCTGGTTGCACTTGGAGAGGATTATAACATTTTCATGGTTTCAAGCATTTGGCGTAAGAAAGAAACAATGCCAATCAAGCAGGCCATCAGAAAAGGCGTTGCCGAAACTAGCGGAGTCATCACTTCTGCCGGAATAATCTTGGCAGCCACTTTTTCCGTTCTAGCCACACTTCCGATTCAAGTATTGGTTCAATTCGGTCTCATTACTGCTCTTGGTGTCTTAATGGACACATTCATTGTGCGCCCGTTCCTTGTTCCTGCAATCACCGCCCTACTTGGCCGCCGTGCTTTTTGGCCGAGTAAAGTGACCAATCAAGAAGAGAAAGAGCATGCCAATTAA
- a CDS encoding YceI family protein, which produces MTNTKWTVDPTHSAIEFSVKHMMIAKVKGSFNKFEASILANPLDLTTAEIDFTVDVASIDTRNADRDNHLRSADFFDVENNPTLTFKSTKIVKTSEDEYDVTGNVTLNGITQEETFSITFEGQGKDPWGNEKAGFSGKGKVKRSDYGLTYNAALETGGVLIGDQITLTIEIEAAKEA; this is translated from the coding sequence ATGACAAATACAAAATGGACAGTCGACCCTACTCACAGTGCTATAGAATTTTCCGTAAAACATATGATGATCGCTAAAGTAAAAGGAAGTTTTAATAAGTTTGAAGCAAGCATTCTAGCAAACCCATTGGATCTAACGACTGCAGAAATCGATTTTACCGTTGATGTGGCCAGTATCGACACACGCAATGCAGACCGGGATAATCACTTGCGTTCCGCTGACTTCTTTGATGTAGAAAACAATCCTACATTAACATTCAAATCAACAAAAATCGTGAAAACGAGTGAAGATGAATACGATGTAACCGGAAATGTGACTCTTAATGGAATCACACAAGAAGAAACTTTCAGCATCACCTTCGAAGGCCAAGGTAAAGATCCATGGGGAAATGAAAAAGCGGGATTTAGCGGAAAAGGGAAAGTCAAACGCAGTGATTATGGTCTAACCTATAACGCGGCATTAGAAACAGGCGGCGTACTGATCGGCGATCAAATCACGCTTACCATCGAAATCGAAGCAGCTAAAGAAGCTTAA
- a CDS encoding FecCD family ABC transporter permease has product MKPYKSFRLFNEKISFLMDKKAMIVIFILFLATSLVFVISTGVGEMNINPLSVLQVFIGGGTESDRLIIQSFRLPRIIVALLVGMGLAVAGGILQGMIRNPLASPDILGITGGATVAVVGFLAIFSDKNHSLTVSINWMPLAAFIGATVVAFLVYSLAWKNGVPPIRLVLIGIGVMALMKAFTTMMMILGPVYQASQANLWITGSVSNSTWNNIAVLAPWTIIFLLIAFLYARNINLQELGDDLATGLGGHVQKQRFALLMISTALIGGSTAFAGGIGFVGLMAPHMARRLVGSSFGVLLPTSALLGAILVMVADLIGRTLFSPLEIPAGVFTASIGAPYFIYLLYKTRNS; this is encoded by the coding sequence ATGAAGCCATATAAGAGTTTTCGTTTGTTTAATGAAAAAATATCATTCTTGATGGATAAAAAAGCGATGATCGTGATTTTCATATTATTTTTAGCCACTTCACTAGTGTTTGTGATCAGTACTGGAGTGGGTGAAATGAATATAAATCCGTTAAGTGTCCTCCAGGTCTTTATCGGAGGGGGGACGGAGAGCGATCGGCTTATCATCCAATCTTTCCGCCTGCCCAGAATAATTGTTGCCCTGCTGGTAGGGATGGGCCTTGCCGTAGCTGGAGGGATCCTTCAAGGGATGATTCGAAATCCACTTGCTTCCCCGGATATCTTGGGGATAACAGGAGGAGCGACTGTAGCGGTCGTTGGATTCCTGGCCATTTTTAGCGATAAGAATCATTCTTTAACGGTGAGCATCAATTGGATGCCGTTAGCTGCATTCATTGGGGCGACGGTCGTGGCCTTTCTTGTTTATTCATTAGCCTGGAAAAATGGAGTTCCCCCGATAAGGCTTGTGTTGATCGGGATTGGGGTGATGGCTTTAATGAAGGCATTCACTACGATGATGATGATTCTTGGCCCAGTCTATCAAGCGAGCCAGGCCAACCTTTGGATCACGGGGTCAGTGTCAAACTCCACCTGGAATAATATCGCTGTACTGGCACCATGGACGATTATATTCCTGTTAATCGCCTTCCTGTATGCCAGGAATATTAATTTACAGGAGCTTGGCGATGACCTTGCAACGGGGCTTGGGGGCCATGTCCAAAAACAGCGGTTTGCATTATTGATGATCAGTACGGCCTTGATTGGTGGATCCACGGCCTTTGCCGGCGGAATAGGATTTGTGGGATTAATGGCACCCCACATGGCCAGAAGATTGGTTGGTTCGAGTTTTGGTGTGTTACTGCCCACTTCAGCTTTGCTTGGGGCCATCCTGGTTATGGTGGCGGATTTGATTGGACGGACCTTATTCTCACCTTTGGAAATACCGGCTGGTGTCTTCACAGCGAGCATCGGGGCACCATACTTCATTTATTTACTATATAAAACGAGGAATTCGTAA
- a CDS encoding FecCD family ABC transporter permease produces the protein MLLKYAWQKWMGLFITILLLLFLLCSSIVYGYTDTTWKMAIDAFTHFNGTNEHIVIQSVRLPRALIASAIGASLAISGVLMQTLTKNPLASPDIFGVNAGAGLAVVTGVTVFGISNLQVFTWLSFMGAAIAAISIYMIGSMGRGGLTPMKLTLAGAAMTAMVASLTQGLLVSNEALLDQVLFWLAGSVSGRSLDNLVAVLPYLIVGWGIALIMSGKMNVLSMGEDVAKGLGLNIVFLKLVLGLAIILLAGGSVAVAGPIGFIGIVVPHLTRAIVGIDHRWLIPFSGLFGAVLLIAADVMSRYILMPREVPVGVMTAIIGTPFFIYIARKGFSGR, from the coding sequence ATGTTATTAAAATATGCATGGCAGAAATGGATGGGGCTGTTCATTACCATTCTTTTGCTGCTGTTTTTACTGTGCTCAAGCATTGTATACGGTTATACAGATACGACATGGAAAATGGCCATCGATGCTTTTACCCATTTCAATGGGACGAATGAACACATCGTCATTCAATCAGTCAGACTTCCGCGTGCCCTGATTGCTTCGGCAATTGGTGCAAGTTTAGCCATCTCGGGGGTTTTGATGCAAACGCTAACTAAAAACCCACTGGCCTCTCCAGATATCTTCGGGGTCAACGCTGGGGCGGGGTTGGCGGTTGTCACTGGGGTCACCGTGTTTGGGATAAGCAATCTTCAAGTATTCACATGGCTGTCATTCATGGGGGCGGCCATAGCCGCGATAAGCATATATATGATTGGAAGCATGGGACGCGGCGGCTTGACACCGATGAAGCTGACATTGGCTGGTGCAGCCATGACGGCCATGGTAGCTTCACTTACCCAAGGTCTTCTTGTTTCCAATGAGGCTCTTTTAGATCAAGTCCTATTCTGGCTTGCCGGATCGGTTTCCGGTAGAAGTCTGGACAATTTAGTTGCCGTCCTGCCTTATCTTATCGTAGGATGGGGCATTGCCTTGATCATGTCCGGTAAAATGAATGTGTTATCAATGGGTGAAGATGTTGCAAAAGGCCTTGGACTGAATATAGTTTTCCTTAAGCTGGTCCTGGGACTGGCAATCATACTGCTCGCTGGCGGATCAGTGGCGGTTGCGGGTCCGATTGGCTTTATAGGAATCGTCGTTCCGCATCTTACCCGTGCTATAGTAGGCATCGATCATCGCTGGTTGATTCCCTTCTCTGGACTTTTCGGGGCGGTGCTTTTGATTGCGGCCGATGTCATGTCCAGGTATATCCTGATGCCTCGAGAAGTTCCGGTTGGAGTCATGACAGCCATAATCGGGACCCCATTCTTTATTTATATTGCTAGAAAGGGGTTCAGCGGTCGATGA
- a CDS encoding ABC transporter substrate-binding protein, with protein MFRFKSLLTIFTIFAVFLLAACGNSDDKADGNKAEDKKEEKSYTIEHAMGTAELKETPKRVVVLTNEGTEALLALGIKPVGAVQSWLGDPWYDHIKDDMDGVEVVGVEHEVNLEKIASLKPDLIIGSKIRQEAVYDKLNAIAPTVFSETLRGDWKENFKLYAKALNLEEKGNEVIAEFDKNTEDLKAKLGDKVNQEVSIVRFMAGTTRIYYTDSFSGVIFDQLGFKRAEQQKELFTADNKLGNLAIEVGKEVIPKMDGDILFYFTYAPEGDKQALSTAKEWTNDPLWKNLDAVKSGNAHEVSDATWNTAGGVIAANKMLDDIEKIMLEK; from the coding sequence ATGTTTAGATTTAAGTCATTATTAACGATTTTTACAATATTTGCAGTCTTTCTTCTGGCAGCTTGCGGGAATTCGGATGATAAAGCCGATGGAAATAAAGCTGAAGACAAGAAAGAGGAGAAAAGCTACACAATTGAGCATGCCATGGGCACTGCCGAGTTGAAAGAAACGCCTAAAAGAGTGGTCGTTCTGACAAATGAAGGTACTGAAGCATTGCTTGCTTTAGGAATTAAACCTGTTGGTGCCGTTCAATCATGGCTTGGTGACCCTTGGTACGACCATATTAAAGATGATATGGATGGGGTCGAAGTTGTTGGTGTTGAACATGAAGTTAACTTAGAAAAAATCGCATCACTGAAGCCTGACTTGATTATCGGAAGCAAGATACGCCAAGAGGCTGTTTATGATAAATTAAATGCGATCGCCCCTACCGTTTTCTCGGAAACGCTAAGAGGAGATTGGAAAGAAAACTTTAAACTATATGCAAAAGCCTTGAACCTTGAAGAAAAAGGTAACGAAGTAATTGCAGAATTCGATAAAAACACAGAAGATCTTAAAGCTAAATTGGGTGATAAAGTAAATCAAGAAGTTTCCATTGTTCGTTTCATGGCTGGAACTACTCGTATTTATTACACAGATTCATTCTCTGGAGTGATTTTCGATCAATTAGGATTTAAACGTGCAGAACAACAGAAGGAACTATTCACTGCAGACAATAAATTAGGTAACCTTGCCATTGAGGTAGGGAAAGAAGTCATCCCTAAAATGGATGGAGATATTCTCTTCTACTTCACTTACGCTCCTGAAGGGGACAAACAGGCCCTAAGCACAGCAAAAGAATGGACTAATGATCCACTTTGGAAAAACCTTGATGCAGTCAAAAGCGGAAATGCCCATGAGGTTAGCGACGCAACTTGGAATACAGCTGGCGGAGTAATAGCAGCTAATAAAATGCTGGACGATATAGAAAAGATCATGCTTGAAAAGTAA
- a CDS encoding PDZ domain-containing protein produces MTTDWLIACLMGLGKLFLHPLLYVSIAYCLFIGYLRVKRERHDFNTKIYGFSMELRSMLPQGLVWGLILSFLTLAAGLAIPLAALFIMAVVTVLSMLSMKKRFVSPVYTVGLTFFILFFLYDSDIQLTLLQDAFNQLDRSVYPTLVILIGLLLIAEGFLIAGNGSEKVSPQLEVSKRGQPIGVYVSQRIWLIPMFVMIPGGQLPVPFEWYPVFSIGDMSLSPIVLPMLIGFKQKVHGTLPELAIRAQGKKVGALGIVITLLAAVGYWYPPLAIITAVLAILGRELLHYTQKAMDQKLPFYFSKSKLGVQILGVIPQSPADKMGLQKGEVISKINGVVVREEEELYRALQINRAHCKLEVIDNNEQIRFVQRALFDGEHYELGILFVDDQLKESGQVG; encoded by the coding sequence TTGACAACGGATTGGCTGATTGCATGCTTAATGGGATTAGGAAAACTCTTCCTTCATCCTTTGCTTTATGTTTCGATTGCCTATTGTTTATTCATCGGCTATCTTCGCGTTAAACGGGAACGCCATGATTTCAATACGAAGATTTACGGTTTTTCCATGGAGCTTCGTTCCATGTTACCTCAAGGCTTGGTATGGGGATTGATCCTTTCCTTCCTCACGCTGGCTGCTGGACTAGCCATTCCTTTAGCGGCTCTGTTCATCATGGCAGTTGTTACGGTTTTGTCCATGCTATCCATGAAAAAGAGGTTTGTTTCCCCCGTTTATACAGTGGGACTCACCTTCTTTATCCTTTTCTTTTTATATGATAGTGATATCCAGCTGACTTTATTACAGGATGCCTTTAATCAGCTGGATCGGTCCGTATATCCGACACTTGTTATTTTGATAGGTTTGTTACTGATTGCTGAAGGGTTTTTGATTGCTGGCAATGGAAGTGAAAAGGTCTCTCCTCAGTTGGAGGTATCCAAGAGGGGGCAGCCGATAGGTGTGTATGTTTCACAGCGAATCTGGCTAATTCCCATGTTCGTCATGATACCTGGAGGACAACTTCCAGTGCCTTTCGAATGGTACCCGGTTTTTTCAATCGGGGATATGTCCCTATCGCCGATCGTACTGCCCATGTTAATCGGCTTTAAGCAAAAAGTTCATGGGACGCTTCCGGAACTGGCCATTAGGGCGCAAGGTAAAAAGGTAGGGGCATTGGGAATCGTGATTACGCTATTGGCGGCAGTGGGTTACTGGTACCCTCCATTGGCAATCATAACGGCTGTTTTAGCGATCCTTGGTCGTGAACTCCTGCACTATACCCAAAAGGCAATGGATCAAAAGCTTCCTTTTTATTTTTCGAAAAGTAAGCTGGGTGTCCAGATCTTGGGCGTTATCCCTCAATCTCCGGCAGATAAAATGGGGTTGCAAAAAGGCGAGGTCATTTCGAAAATAAATGGGGTCGTCGTCAGGGAGGAAGAAGAGTTATACAGGGCGCTCCAAATAAACCGGGCACATTGCAAGCTTGAGGTCATCGATAATAATGAACAGATCCGTTTTGTGCAAAGAGCTCTTTTTGACGGGGAGCATTACGAATTGGGCATCTTGTTCGTAGACGATCAATTAAAGGAAAGCGGACAAGTGGGTTAA
- a CDS encoding S41 family peptidase, translating into MVKKWVLPLAIIMSLAIGAVGGIYWTSFSAKNEVKDESQAISKDREWAKVEQAYGLIVSQYVEQVEGSKLVEGAIQGMLSALKDPYSVYMDKETAKQFNETLDSSFEGIGTEIGMEDGKVIIVSPYKDSPAEKAGLKPKDQILKVNGESVEGLDLYETRLKIRGEKGSPVKMEIKRAGVDNPLEFNMVRAEIPLDTVFSSIKEVAGEQIGYIELTTFSENTATDFKKQLKELEKQGIKGLVIDVRGNPGGLLSSVETILGEFITKDKPYLQIAERTGETQSFFTSLKKAKAYPIAVLTDKGSASASEILAGAMQEAGGYPLVGEKTFGKGTVQQAVPMGDGSKIKLTLYKWLTPSGNWIHKKGIEPTIKVKQPEYFDAHQLAIEKVLQRDMNDEQIQYAQSILKGLGFEPGREDGYYDWSTEIAVKAFQKQFGLEVTGELDAKTAAHLESAILDKIQDEDNDIQLRTALNYLVK; encoded by the coding sequence ATGGTCAAAAAATGGGTACTTCCTCTAGCAATCATCATGTCACTAGCCATTGGAGCAGTGGGGGGCATATATTGGACAAGCTTCTCGGCCAAGAATGAAGTAAAGGATGAAAGCCAAGCAATATCGAAGGATAGAGAATGGGCAAAAGTTGAACAAGCTTACGGTTTGATCGTAAGTCAGTATGTAGAACAGGTGGAAGGTTCCAAACTGGTCGAGGGTGCCATCCAAGGCATGCTGTCAGCGTTGAAGGATCCTTATTCCGTATATATGGACAAGGAGACCGCTAAGCAATTCAATGAAACCCTGGACTCATCCTTTGAAGGGATTGGGACTGAAATCGGAATGGAAGATGGTAAGGTCATCATTGTTTCTCCTTACAAAGATTCACCTGCCGAAAAAGCGGGATTAAAGCCGAAAGATCAAATCCTTAAGGTGAATGGCGAGAGTGTCGAAGGTTTGGATCTGTATGAAACACGCCTGAAAATCCGTGGCGAAAAAGGTTCACCCGTCAAAATGGAAATAAAGCGGGCTGGGGTGGACAATCCTCTAGAATTCAATATGGTGCGTGCCGAAATCCCGTTGGATACCGTATTTTCATCAATTAAGGAAGTCGCCGGAGAACAAATCGGTTATATCGAGTTGACCACATTCTCGGAAAATACTGCGACTGATTTCAAAAAGCAGTTGAAGGAGCTGGAAAAGCAGGGAATCAAGGGCTTGGTCATAGATGTACGCGGCAATCCAGGCGGCCTTCTTTCCAGTGTGGAAACGATTCTTGGCGAATTTATCACAAAAGACAAACCCTATTTGCAAATTGCGGAAAGGACGGGAGAAACACAATCGTTTTTTACAAGCCTTAAGAAAGCGAAAGCTTATCCCATTGCCGTGTTGACGGATAAAGGCAGTGCCTCAGCCTCGGAAATCCTAGCTGGAGCGATGCAAGAGGCGGGAGGCTATCCATTGGTCGGTGAGAAGACCTTCGGGAAAGGCACTGTACAGCAAGCTGTACCAATGGGTGATGGCAGTAAGATTAAACTTACGTTATATAAGTGGCTGACGCCTTCAGGGAACTGGATCCATAAAAAAGGGATCGAACCGACAATCAAAGTGAAACAACCGGAGTATTTTGATGCACATCAGCTGGCAATCGAGAAGGTGCTGCAGCGGGATATGAATGATGAACAAATCCAGTATGCCCAAAGCATTCTGAAAGGACTCGGGTTTGAACCGGGGCGTGAGGATGGATATTATGATTGGAGTACAGAAATTGCAGTAAAGGCATTCCAAAAACAATTTGGACTGGAAGTTACGGGTGAACTGGACGCTAAAACCGCAGCACATCTGGAATCCGCCATTCTGGATAAGATCCAGGATGAAGATAATGATATTCAGTTACGTACGGCTTTGAATTATTTAGTGAAATAA